In Alosa sapidissima isolate fAloSap1 chromosome 11, fAloSap1.pri, whole genome shotgun sequence, a single window of DNA contains:
- the LOC121723410 gene encoding filamin-C-like isoform X2, translating into MMSNNTHYDDQLPPQYYQGTDFGEEEDDEMPATEKDLAEDAPWKKIQQNTFTRWCNEHLKCVNKSINDLQRELGDGLKLISLLEVLSQKKMYRKHHTRPNFRQMKLENVSVALEFLEREHIKLVSIDSKAIVDGNLKLILGLIWTLILHYSISMPMWEDEDDEDAKKLTPKQRLLGWIQNKVPQLPITNFNKDWRDGKALGALVDNCAPGLCPDWETWDPNKPVDNAREAMQQADDWLGVPQVIAPEEIVDPDVDDQSVMTYLSQFPKAKLKPGAPIKARQLFPKNAKAYGPGIEPHGNMVLKPAEFTVETVEAGQGEIIVYVEDPEGHTEEAKVVANNDPKRTYSVCYVPRVAGPHKVKVLFAGQDIDKSPFLVNVGKAMGDPNKVQARGPGLEPVGNVAAKPTYFDIYTAGAGEGDVGVVIVDPQGRRDTVEVMLENKGDNVYRCTYKPMMEGPHTIHVTFAGQPIPKSPFPVQIAEAPASASPARPPVQILPQAVRTPPVDKPKKASNANACRATGRGLQPKGVRVKEVADFKVFTKGAGTGELQVNVKGPNGAEIPVKVRDAGDGVYECDYQPLLPGKYTVMVTWGGQPIPRSPFEVEVGVEAGQQKVRAWGPGLVTGMVGKSADFVVEAIGTEVGTLGFSIEGPSQAKIDCDDKGDGSCDVRYWPTEPGDYAVHVICDDEDIKDSPFIAHILPAANDVFPEKVKAFGPGLEPTGVIINKPAEFTIDARQAGNGKLKIYAQDAEGCVIDIQITEKGDGTFFCVYIPTKPIKHTIIITWGEVNVPNSPFRVLVGEGCHPEKVKVYGPGVEKTGLKANEPTYFTVDCSEAGQGDVSIGIKCAPGVVGPAEADIDFDIIKNDNDTFTVKYTPPAAGRYTIMVLFADQEIPTSPYKVKVDPSHDAGKVRAEGPGLNKTGVEVGTPTHFTIYTKGAGKAKPEVNFTAAVKGEAVKDFEIIDNHDYSYTVKYTALYQGNLSISVTHGGDPIPKSPFNITVAPPLDTSKVKVQGLNERVEVAKDQEFTVNSKGAGGQGEVGVKMTSPSGRPIPCKLESDKANESTNVKYIPPEEGPYKVDVTYDGNPIPGSPFAVEALMPADPSKVRAYGPGLQGGIVGQPAPFGIDTKGAGAGGLGLTVEGPCEAKIECQDNGDGTCSVSYLPTEAGDYNINILFGEAHIPGSPFKAKVRPALDASKVVAKGPGLERAKAGEVATFTVDCTHAGEAELTVEIVSETGAKVEVRIQNNNDGTFSVTYTPGFHGLHTITIKYGGQTVPKCPIRVQVEPAVDTSGVRVYGPGVEPRGVLRDVTTHFIVDARAQTKSGGSHVKARIINPSGNNTDAYLTDKGDGTYRVEYTAYEEGIHLIEVLYDDVPIPNSPLRVGVVEGCDPTRVRAYGPGLENGVTNKSNCFTVETRGAGTGGLGLAIEGPSESKMSCKDNKDGSCSVEYVPFTPGDYDVNITYGGQPIPGSPFHVPVRDIVDPSKVKCSGPGLAPGVRAHHPQTFTVDSRQAGQAPLDVKLYGPSGATEPVQVMNNDDGTHTVNYTPAQEGPYAVSVKYADQEVPRSPFKVSAGPAHDASKVRASGPGLDTSGVAASLPVEFTIDARDAGEGLLTVQILDPEGKPKKASIHDNMDGTYTVSYLPDMTGHYTITIKYGGDEIPYSPYRIQSLPTGDASQCLLTVSIGGHRVANLGPKIQMAQDTVITVDAKSAGKGKVTCTVQTPNGMEMDMDVVENPDGTFDIYYTAPEPGKYVITIRFGGRHIPNSPFHVTATKEPVVPREDLEGMFRPLNLVIPFTVQQGKITGEVRMPSGKKACPQITDNKDGTVTVKYAPTEKGLHEMDIKYEGNHIPGSPLQFYVDAMNTGQVTAYGPGLCHGTVNKPATFTVVTKNAGEGGLSLAVEGPSKAEITCKDNKDGTCTVSYLPTAPGDYSIIVKFDNKHIAGSPFTAKITGDESLRTSQLNVGTAADVSLKITETDLSSLTASIRAPSGKEEPCLLKRLPNRHIGISFTPKEVGEHVVSVMKSGKHVTNSPFKIMVGQSEIGDASRVKAFGKGLVEGHTFELAEFFVDTRNAGYGGLGLSIEGPSKVDINCEDAEDGTCKVTYCPTEPGNYIINIKFADKHIPGSPFTVKVTGEGRMKESIMRKRHAPSIAPVGSTCDLNLKIPGNWFQMVSAQERLTRTFTRSSHTYTRTERTEISKVRGGETKREVRVEESTQVGGDPFRDIFGDFLGRERMGSFGSLTTRAEGEAGVQPLTAQVTSPGGKIADAEIVDGGDSTYSVRFVPQETGPHTVNVKYRGQHVPGSPFQFTVGPLGEGGAHKVRAGGTGLARGVAGVASEFSVWTREAGAGGLSIAVEGPSKAEISFEDRKDGSCGVSYMVQEPGDYEVSIKFNNEHIPDSPFVVPIASLSDDARRLTVTSLQEKDLKVNQEASFAVQRNGARGVVEAKVHTPSGRAEECFVTELDSDKNAISFIPRENGVHSIDVKFNGSHIPGSPFNVRVGEPDQAADPGRVSAYGPGLQGGTTGVPAEFVVNICNAGSGALSVTIDGPSKAKMDCMECAEGYKISYTPMAPGNYLISIKYGGPQHIVGSPFKAKVTGARLSGGHSMHETSTVLVETVTKTSKMAGAYSSMSSASSATAAAAKPASDASKVVCRGPGLSKALVGQKNNFSVDCSKAGTNMLMVGVHGPRTPCEEVYVKHVGNRLYNVTYTVREKGNYMVIVKWGDDTVPGSPFQVAVP; encoded by the exons GTTATTGCTCCTGAGGAAATTGTGGACCCCGACGTAGATGACCAGTCAGTCATGACCTACCTGTCCCAGTTCCCAAAGGCCAAGCTCAAGCCTGGTGCCCCCATCAAGGCCAGACAGCTGTTCCCCAAAAATGCCAAAGCTTATGGACCAG GTATTGAACCCCATGGTAACATGGTGCTCAAGCCTGCAGAATTCACAGTGGAAACAGTTGAGGCCGGACAGGGTGAAATCATTGTATATGTTGAGGATCCGGAGGGCCACACTGAGGAG GCTAAAGTTGTTGCCAACAATGACCCAAAAAGGACATACTCTGTGTGCTATGTGCCTAGAGTTGCTGGTCCTCACAAG GTTAAGGTGCTTTTCGCTGGTCAGGACATTGATAAGAGCCCCTTCCTAGTGAATGTAGGAAAAGCCATGGGCGACCCCAACAAAGTTCAGGCCCGAGGTCCAGGGCTGGAGCCGGTTGGCAATGTGGCTGCCAAACCAACTTACTTTGACATTTACACAGCAG GTGCGGGGGAGGGAGATGTTGGAGTGGTCATTGTCGACCCTCAAGGCCGTAGGGACACAGTGGAGGTGATGCTGGAGAACAAAGGTGATAATGTGTACCGCTGCACCTACAAGCCCATGATGGAGGGCCCCCACACCATCCACGTCACATTTGCTGGGCAACCCATCCCCAAGAGCCCCTTCCCAGTGCAGATCGCTGAAG CTCCCGCGAGTGCCTCTCCCGCGAGGCCCCCGGTGCAGATTCTCCCGCAGGCGGTGCGCACCCCACCCGTGGATAAGCCTAAGAAAG CCAGCAACGCTAATGCCTGCAGGGCTACTGGCCGTGGCCTTCAGCCCAAAGGGGTGAGAGTGAAGGAGGTGGCTGACTTCAAGGTCTTCACCAAGGGAGCTGGAACTGGAGAGCTCCAGGTCAACGTGAAGGGTCCAA ATGGAGCAGAGATTCCTGTGAAGGTGCGCGATGCTGGGGAtggtgtgtatgaatgtgactACCAGCCTTTACTGCCTGGAAAATACACAGTCATGGTCACCTGGGGAGGACAGCCCATCCCACGCAG CCCTTTCGAGGTTGAGGTCGGAGTTGAGGCAGGCCAGCAGAAAGTCCGTGCCTGGGGTCCTGGCCTTGTGACCGGCATGGTGGGCAAGTCAGCTGACTTTGTGGTGGAGGCCATCGGCACCGAAGTTGGAACACTGG GCTTCTCCATTGAGGGTCCATCTCAGGCCAAGATTGACTGTGATGACAAGGGCGACGGCTCCTGCGATGTGCGTTACTGGCCCACCGAGCCCGGCGACTACGCCGTCCATGTCATCTGTGACGACGAGGACATCAAGGACAGCCCTTTCATCGCTCACATCCTCCCAGCAGCCAACGACGTCTTCCCCGAGAAG GTAAAAGCCTTTGGACCAGGACTTGAACCTACTGGCGTCATCATCAACAAGCCTGCTGAATTCACCATTGATGCCAGGCAAGCTGGAAACGGCAAACTCAAGATCTACGCTCAG GATGCAGAGGGCTGTGTCATTGACATTCAAATCACTGAAAAGGGTGATGGCACCTTCTTCTGTGTGTACATCCCAACCAAGCCAATcaaacacaccatcatcatcacctggGGTGAGGTCAATGTTCCCAACAGCCCCTTCAGG GTTTTGGTTGGTGAAGGATGCCATCCAGAAAAAGTTAAGGTCTATGGACCAGGTGTGGAGAAGACTGGCTTGAAAGCCAATGAGCCCACCTACTTCACTGTTGACTGCAGCGAGGCAGGCCAAG GTGATGTCAGTATTGGAATCAAATGTGCCCCTGGAGTGGTTGGACCTGCTGAGGCAGACATCGACTTTGACATTATCAAGAACGACAACGACACATTCACTGTCAAATACACACCCCCTGCTGCTGGGCGTTATACCATTATGGTCCTGTTCGCTGATCAG GAAATACCCACTAGCCCATACAAGGTGAAGGTGGACCCATCTCATGATGCAGGCAAAGTGAGAGCAGAGGGGCCTGGACTCAACAAGACAG gcGTGGAGGTGGGCACACCAACTCATTTCACCATCTACACCAAGGGCGCAGGAAAGGCCAAGCCCGAGGTCAACTTCACTGCAGCCGTCAAAGGAGAGGCTGTGAAGGACTTCGAGATCATCGACAACCACGACTACTCGTACACCGTCAAGTACACTGCCCTTTATCAG GGGAACCTGAGCATCTCCGTCACCCACGGAGGAGACCCCATTCCCAAGAGCCCTTTCAACATCACCGTGGCCCCTCCTCTGGATACCAGCAAGGTTAAGGTGCAAGGACTCAACGAGA GAGTTGAGGTTGCAAAGGATCAGGAGTTCACTGTGAACAGCAAAGGAGCCGGCGGTCAGGGGGAGGTCGGCGTGAAAATGACCTCACCCTCTGGCCGTCCAATCCCATGCAAGCTTGAATCAGACAAGGCTAATGAATCTACCAATGTGAAGTACATCCCACCCGAGGAGGGCCCCTACAAGGTGGACGTCACCTACGATGGGAACCCAATTCCAGGGAGCCCTTTTGCTGTGGAGGCACTTATGCCAGCAGACCCCTCAAAG gtACGTGCTTATGGTCCAGGATTGCAGGGTGGCATTGTGGGTCAACCAGCACCTTTTGGCATCGACACCAAGGGTGCCGGTGCCGGCGGTCTGGGCCTGACTGTGGAGGGGCCCTGCGAGGCTAAAATTGAGTGCCAGGACAACGGCGATGGCACCTGCTCCGTTTCCTATCTGCCCACTGAGGCTGGAGACTACAACATCAATATCCTCTTTGGTGAAGCTCATATCCCTGGCTCGCCTTTCAAGGCCAAGGTGCGCCCTGCTCTGGACGCCAGCAAGGTAGTGGCCAAGGGGCCGGGCCTGGAGCGGGCGAAGGCCGGCGAGGTCGCCACCTTCACCGTGGACTGCACACACGCGGGCGAGGCTGAGCTCACTGTGGAGATCGTCTCGGAGACGGGCGCCAAGGTTGAGGTGCGCATCCAGAACAACAACGACGGCACCTTCTCGGTCACCTACACCCCGGGCTTCCACGGCCTGCACACCATCACCATCAAGTACGGGGGCCAGACGGTGCCCAAGTGCCCCATCCGTGTCCAGGTGGAGCCAGCAGTGGACACCTCTGGCGTCCGGGTCTACGGCCCCGGAGTGGAGCCCAGAG GTGTTCTGCGTGACGTGACCACCCACTTCATTGTGGACGCCCGCGCACAGACCAAGAGCGGGGGCAGCCACGTCAAGGCCCGCATCATCAACCCCTCGGGCAACAACACGGACGCCTACCTCACCGACAAAGGCGACGGCACCTACCGAGTGGAGTACACGGCGTATGAAGAAG GTATCCATCTGATTGAAGTGCTGTACGATGACGTTCCCATTCCAAACAGCCCCTTAAGGGTGGGTGTGGTGGAGGGCTGTGACCCAACACGTGTGCGTGCTTATGGACCTGGCCTTGAGAATGGTGTCACAAACAAATCAAACTGCTTCACAGTGGAGACCAG AGGTGCTGGCACTGGTGGTCTGGGCTTGGCCATCGAGGGACCATCAGAGTCTAAGATGTCCTGCAAAGATAACAAGGACGGCAGCTGCAGCGTGGAGTATGTGCCCTTCACTCCCGGTGACTACGACGTCAACATCACCTACGGAGGCCAGCCCATCCCAGGCAGTCCATTCCATGTGCCGGTGAGGGACATAGTTGACCCCAGCAAGGTGAAGTGCTCCGGACCCGGACTGGCCCCTGGTGTGAGGGCTCACCATCCACAGACCTTCACGGTGGACAGCCGACAGGCAGGACAGGCCCCACTGGACGTCAAGCTCTACGGCCCATCAG GGGCTACTGAGCCTGTTCAGGTCATGAACAATGATGATGGAACGCACACGGTCAACTACACACCCGCCCAGGAAGGTCCTTACGCCGTGTCTGTGAAATACGCTGACCAGGAAGTCCCCCGCAG CCCATTCAAGGTCAGTGCAGGCCCAGCACACGATGCCAGCAAAGTCCGTGCCAGCGGTCCTGGTCTGGACACCTCTGGGGTGGCCGCCAGCCTGCCGGTGGAATTCACCATCGACGCCCGCGATGCCGGCGAGGGCCTGCTCACCGTCCAGATCCTG GATCCCGAGGGCAAGCCTAAGAAGGCCAGCATCCACGACAACATGGACGGCACTTATACTGTGTCCTATCTGCCCGACATGACCGGTCACTACACTATCACCATCAAGTATGGTGGCGATGAGATCCCTTACTCCCCCTACCGCATCCAGTCTCTGCCCACTGGAGACGCCAGCCAATGCCTCCTCACAG TGTCCATTGGAGGACACAGAGTCG CGAACCTCGGGCCCAAAATCCAGATGGCCCAGGACACTGTCATCACAGTGGACGCCAAGTCCGCTGGGAAGGGCAAGGTGACCTGCACTGTGCAGACACCCAACGGCATGGAGATGGACATGGATGTGGTGGAGAACCCCGACGGCACCTTCGACATCTACTACACAGCGCCCGAGCCGGGCAAGTACGTCATCACCATCCGCTTCGGAGGACGGCACATTCCCAACAGCCCATTCCACGTCACG GCCACCAAGGAGCCAGTCGTCCCTAGAGAAGACTTAGAGGGCATGTTCCGCCCCCTCAATCTTGTCATCCCCTTCACCGTGCAGCAGGGAAAGATTACAG GCGAGGTGCGTATGCCTTCTGGTAAGAAAGCATGCCCTCAGATCACGGACAACAAGGATGGCACAGTGACTGTGAAGTACGCTCCCACTGAGAAGGGCCTGCACGAGATGGACATCAAATACGAAGGCAACCACATCCCAG GAAGTCCTCTGCAGTTCTATGTGGATGCCATGAACACTGGTCAGGTGACAGCTTATGGTCCTGGTCTGTGCCACGGCACTGTCAACAAGCCAGCCACCTTCACCGTGGTCACCAAGAACGCTGGGGAAG GTGGTCTTTCTCTGGCTGTGGAAGGACCTTCAAAGGCTGAGATCACCTGCAAGGACAACAAAGATGGAACCTGTACTGTGTCTTACCTGCCCACTGCACCTGGCGACTACAGCATCATTGTGAAGTTCGACAACAAGCACATTGCTGGCAGCCCCTTCACTGCCAAGATCACAG GTGATGAGTCGCTCAGGACATCCCAGCTGAACGTCGGCACAGCAGCAGACGTCTCGCTGAAGATCACAGAGACAGACCTGAGCTCCCTGACGGCCAGCATCAGAGCACCGTCCGGCAAAGAGGAGCCCTGTCTGCTGAAGAGACTTCCCAACAGGCACATTG GAATCTCCTTCACCCCTAAGGAGGTGGGTGAGCATGTGGTTAGCGTGATGAAGAGTGGAAAGCATGTGACAAACAGCCCCTTCAAGATCATGGTGGGTCAATCAGAGATCGGAGACGCCAGCCGGGTCAAGGCCTTCGGCAAGGGCCTGGTGGAAGGCCACACCTTCGAGTTGGCTGAGTTCTTTGTGGACACCAGGAATGCAG GCTATGGTGGACTGGGGCTGTCTATTGAGGGTCCGAGCAAAGTGGATATTAACTGTGAAGATGCAGAGGATGGGACATGCAAGGTGACATACTGCCCAACAGAGCCTGGCAACTACATCATCAACATCAAGTTTGCCGACAAGCACATCCCAG GAAGTCCTTTCACAGTGAAGGTGACAGGAGAAGGCAGGATGAAAGAGAGCATCATGAGGAAGAGACATGCTCCCTCTATCGCGCCCGTGGGCAGCACATGCGACCTTAACCTCAAAATCCCAG GAAACTGGTTCCAGATGGTGTCCGCTCAGGAGCGTCTGACCCGCACGTTTACACGCAGCAGCCACACCTACACCCGCACCGAGCGTACCGAGATCAGCAAGGTGCGCGGCGGCGAGACCAAGCGGGAGGTGCGCGTGGAGGAGAGCACGCAGGTCGGCGGCGACCCCTTCCGGGACATCTTCGGCGACTTCCTGGGAAGGGAGAGGATGGGCAGTTTCGGAAGCCTGACCACTAGAGCAGAAG GAGAAGCTGGGGTGCAGCCACTGACCGCTCAGGTGACCAGCCCTGGGGGTAAGATCGCAGACGCAGAGATCGTGGACGGAGGGGACAGCACCTACAGTGTGCGTTTCGTGCCCCAGGAGACTGGCCCCCACACCGTCAACGTGAAGTACAGGGGCCAGCACGTCCCTGGCAGCCCCTTCCAGTTCACCGTGGGGCCCCTGGGAGAAGGAGGTGCCCACAAGGTGCGGGCTGGAGGCACTGGACTGGCCAGAGGAGTGGCCGGAGTTGCAT CTGAATTTAGCGTGTGGACACGAGAAGCTGGCGCTGGAGGACTTTCCATCGCAGTGGAAGGGCCCAGCAAAGCTGAGATCTCCTTTGAAGACCGGAAGGACGGCTCCTGTGGAGTTTCTTACATGGTGCAGGAACCAG GTGACTATGAGGTGTCAATCAAGTTCAACAACGAGCATATCCCTGACAGCCCCTTTGTCGTGCCGATTGCCTCTCTATCTGACGACGCACGCCGACTCACTGTCACGAGCTTGCAG GAGAAGGACCTGAAGGTGAACCAGGAGGCCTCCTTTGCTGTGCAGAGAAACGGCGCACGGGGCGTTGTCGAGGCCAAAGTCCACACGCCATCCGGGAGAGCTGAGGAGTGTTTCGTCACAGAGCTAGACAGCG ACAAGAATGCAATCAGCTTCATTCCACGGGAGAACGGCGTCCACTCCATCGATGTCAAATTTAACGGAAGCCACATTCCTGGAAGTCCCTTCAATGTGCGTGTGGGCGAACCTGACCAAGCCGCAGACCCAGGCAGAGTGTCCGCCTACGGACCTGGCCTGCAGGGAGGCACCACAG GTGTGCCTGCGGAGTTTGTGGTGAATATCTGCAATGCTGGATCCGGGGCCCTGTCGGTCACTATTGATGGTCCCTCCAAAGCTAAGATGGACTGCATGGAATGTGCAGAGGGCTACAAGATCAGCTACACACCAATGGCACCAGGGAACTATCTCATCTCCATCAAGTATGGAGGACCACAGCATATCGTGGGCAGTCCCTTCAAAGCCAAAGTTACAG GTGCGCGTCTGTCGGGAGGCCACAGCATGCATGAGACCTCCACGGTGCTGGTGGAGACGGTCACCAAGACCTCTAAGATGGCCGGCGCCTACAGCTCCATGTCCAGTGCCAGCAGTGCCACCGCGGCCGCCGCCAAACCCGCATCGGACGCCAGCAAGGTAGTGTGTCGAGGGCCCGGCCTCTCCAAAGCTCTCGTGGGTCAGAAGAACAACTTCAGCGTGGATTGCAGCAAAGCAG GTACCAACATGCTGATGGTTGGCGTGCACGGCCCGAGAACTCCGTGCGAAGAGGTGTATGTGAAGCACGTGGGCAACCGCCTCTACAATGTCACCTACACAGTGAGGGAGAAGGGCAACTACATGGTCATCGTCAAGTGGGGAGATGACACGGTTCCAGGGAGCCCCTTCCAAGTGGCCGTCCCCTGA